In a genomic window of Vigna angularis cultivar LongXiaoDou No.4 chromosome 6, ASM1680809v1, whole genome shotgun sequence:
- the LOC108341786 gene encoding protein DETOXIFICATION 40 — METEEELHQPFLSSTHDDRSSHATDSRLEEVLSDTTVAFSKRLLSATWIELKLLFPLAGPAIIVYVINNLMSFVTRAFAGHLGNLELAAANLGNSGIQLFAYGLMLGMGSAVETLCGQAYGANKHEMLGVYMQRAIIVLVVTGIPLTVAYIFCEPILLLLGEPPELASVAKVFVYGLIPQIFAYAVNFPIQKFLQAQSVVAPSTYISGATLLLHVLLSWVVVYWLKIGLIGSSLTLSLSWWIIVVAQFVYIVLAPRFKRTWTGLSIEALSGLWAFVKLSAASAVMLCLETWYFQVLVLITGLLDNPQLSLDSISVCMSIAGLMLNIGIGFNAAVSVRVSNELGAGHPKSAAFSVIVVNMISFIISVIEAVLVLALRRVLSYAFTDGETVANAVSDLCPYLAVTLILNGIQPVLSGVAVGCGWQATVAYVNVGCYYLIGVPLGCILGFNFGLGVQGIWSGMIGGTMLQTLILLWITLRTDWDKEVNTTKERLDKWDNKKQAKVES; from the exons ATGGAAACGGAAGAGGAACTACATCAACCCTTCTTGAGCTCAACCCATGATGACCGATCATCACACGCAACAGATTCCCGTCTGGAAGAAGTGCTATCAGACACCACCGTAGCCTTCTCCAAGCGACTACTCTCAGCCACATGGATCGAACTCAAGCTCCTATTTCCCCTTGCAGGACCTGCAATCATCGTTTATGTCATCAACAACCTCATGTCCTTCGTCACTCGAGCCTTCGCCGGCCACCTCGGAAACCTCGAACTCGCTGCGGCCAATCTTGGCAACAGTGGCATTCAGCTCTTCGCCTATGGACTAATG CTGGGTATGGGAAGTGCTGTGGAGACTTTATGCGGACAAGCGTACGGAGCGAATAAGCATGAGATGTTGGGGGTATACATGCAGAGAGCAATCATTGTTTTAGTTGTAACTGGGATTCCCTTAACGGTGGCGTATATATTCTGCGAGCCCATTCTTCTCTTGCTGGGTGAACCCCCTGAGCTTGCTTCGGTTGCAAAGGTTTTTGTGTACGGTTTGATCCCGCAGATCTTCGCTTACGCGGTGAACTTCCCCATACAGAAGTTTCTGCAGGCGCAGAGTGTGGTGGCGCCGAGCACTTACATCTCCGGGGCTACGTTGCTGCTCCATGTGCTGCTGAGTTGGGTGGTGGTGTACTGGTTGAAGATTGGGCTGATAGGGTCCTCGTTGACACTCAGCTTGTCTTGGTGGATCATAGTAGTGGCCCAGTTTGTGTACATAGTTCTTGCCCCCAGGTTTAAGCGGACGTGGACTGGGCTTAGCATTGAGGCCTTATCTGGGCTTTGGGCTTTTGTGAAGCTCTCGGCCGCCTCTGCTGTTATGCTGTGTTTGGAAACGTGGTATTTTCAGGTGCTCGTGCTGATTACCGGCTTGCTTGACAATCCTCAGCTTTCTCTTGATTCTATCTCTGTTTG CATGTCAATAGCAGGGTTGATGCTGAACATAGGAATTGGATTCAATGCAGCTGTAAG TGTGAGGGTGAGTAACGAGTTGGGGGCTGGGCATCCAAAATCTGCAGCATTCTCAGTGATTGTGGTGAATATGATATCCTTCATTATTAGTGTGATAGAAGCAGTGCTAGTCCTTGCTCTGCGTAGGGTTTTAAGTTACGCTTTCACAGACGGTGAAACAGTAGCCAACGCTGTCTCAGACCTCTGTCCCTATTTGGCCGTTACTCTCATTCTCAACGGAATTCAACCCGTCCTATCTG GAGTGGCTGTGGGGTGCGGATGGCAGGCCACTGTGGCTTATGTGAATGTGGGCTGTTATTATTTGATTGGAGTTCCTTTGGGTTGCATCTTGGGCTTCAACTTCGGCCTTGGCGTGCAG GGAATATGGTCGGGAATGATCGGCGGAACAATGTTGCAAACTCTCATTTTATTATGGATCACGCTTCGCACTGATTGGGATAAAGAG GTGAATACAACAAAGGAACGATTGGACAAGTGGGACAACAAGAAACAGGCTAAAGTTGAGAGTTGA